The Zalophus californianus isolate mZalCal1 chromosome Y, mZalCal1.pri.v2, whole genome shotgun sequence region GCTGAGGTGGAGGAGGTTATGGATGAGGACGGAGAGGAGGCCATGAGGTCGGGAAAGGCGGACCCATGGACAGAGCACTCTTCGTTTTCTTCTGACCAGCAGAGGGCATGCGCTGGGACAAACTGTTGCCGCACATTTCCCCTGAGGAGGCAGACGGCTTCTGGGCCTCTGTCTCCAGAAATGGCACTATGAATACTCCAGGCCCTGGGCTGACCATTTCCACGCACACTGGaccaggcttcctggaggagcacACAGTGTCCTGAGTCTTACATGAGTCTCTTCGGGAAGGGCGAGGGACAGCTTCGCATTGTCGGTACAAAATCCAGGCAGAGGGCGTGCCCGACGAGGCCGCgggtggcgggggcagggggctgggctgggggtggtgtTTCGCGGGAGGCATGGGGGTGATAGAGGGTTTCGGTGAGGCTGCGAACCCGAAGGAGGTGAGGCCACCCCGGAGGAGGCGCACTGGCAGGCTCCAAGCATGGCTGTCGGGCTCAGGTGGGGTCGAGGGGCAGGGTTGCGGGAGGACACGCCCCCCGCCGTGCCACTGGTTGGACGCGACGGCCGTCCCGCGTCCTGGAGGTGGCTCGTGGACTCTATCCCGCCTAGGCCGAATACGTGCCCCAGCCACCTCTGCCCCTTGGACACCTGGCCCCAGGCCTTAGGGTGCATTCTTCCCCGAGTCCAGcgtcctccgggtggagactgctATCGGTCGCCGTCCATGGGAGCCAGAGCTCCATTTGCCGTGCCGCCTGCGGAGTCTGCGCTCACATATCCAGCCCCTCCCACCGCAGCTGCCACAGCGAGGCAGGGCCCTGTGGTGTTGACACGGTGCCCGGCGGAGTCGGGGCGGTCCCCAGAATCCTGGACCCGCCTCAGTCGGGAAAGGGGCCGTTCAAGAGGCAGCTGTGCACGGGGATAGAGGCCCCCGGGCTACGTACGCCGCGTTGGAGGCCCTAGGTGTGGGGATGGCGGCCGAGGCTGTGCGGGAAGGGGAGGAGCGATGGGAGAGCGAGGATGCCATCCTGGTGGAGGAGCTGGGGCTAGTGGGGGGTGACCTAAGGTTGGTGCTGCAACTGGTCGTGTTGGAGGGGGAGGACGGAGAGGACGAGGAGGACACGGAGGAGGCCGCGGAGGAGGTAGACGAGGCTGACACGGAGGAGGAAGACGAGTCTAGGGAGGTGAGGAGTccgaggaggagggggagggggatggtgaGGAAGAAGagtgtgaggaggaggaggagggggaggaggctgaCAAGGCTGTGGAGGAAGAGGGCGAGGAGGCTGTAGAggctgagcaggagcagggggaggaggaggaggatgtggacagggtggaggaggggaggctgaggaTGCTGAgaaggaggaggctgaggaggctgagcaggagccaagggaggaggagaagcccgaggaagaggaggaggtggaggggcctgaagaggctgaggaagaggagggtgaGGAAAAGGCTGAGGAGCAGGCTGTTGTGGAAGAGGCTGAGGTGGAGGAGGCTACGGAGGAGCTTGTTGGAGAGGAGCATGttggagaggcaaaggaagaggaggctggggagtgcGAGGgccctgaggagggagaggaggctgaaGGGGCTGAgcaggaggaccagagggaggagggctgaaggaggaagaggggctcAGGAGCTGCAGGAGAACCGGAAAGCGGAAGAACAGCCAGAGGGGCGGCGGGGTCCGATCCTGTCCTCGCTCGAGGCTCTAGAGGCCCTGCAGTTGGAGCTGGAGCGCATGAAGAAACACGCCAGCAGCTCCTACTCTGCGCTCAGGCTCAGGTGTTGTCGGAGGCAGCAGCGTCCCCTGGAACACCGAAGCGCCCTTATGCGGGGCATCCCTGGCTTCTGGGCCAAGGCTGTATCCTTGACGCTGTCATGGAGGGACCCCGATGTGGCCGGGCTAGAGCAAGAGGAACCGAAGGAGGGGGATGATGAGTATCAAAATACAGCGGTTGGTGAACCCCCAGACCCGCAGACACACCCCCAGCCACGCCGGGGTGTGGTGGCCACGCTCATGCCCTGGTGATCCCGACAGCCTCGACATCCTCGTTCTGGGTGGaattgggggctgggggcctcagGGTGCCCTTGATTTCGCACAAGGCACTGGAAGTCCAGTGGGAGAGTAGCAGCAGCGTTCCAGCTCAGAATTAGGAATTGGGAGCCACAGCAGGGCGTCTTTCCTCAAAACGACTCCAGGCAAAGCTCGAGTTCCCCTCGGGGTTTCAAGGCAGGCGCATGGTTGTGAGTGCCCACCTGCTCAGCCTGAGGCAGGAACGTGTGCTTGTCTGGAGATGAACTGGTTGTGTCTGGCTGTCAGGACATGAGTATGGCCTGCGGAGGGCGGTGTGGGGCGGGAGCGGTTTCCCTGAGGATGCACCGCTTCCTGTGTGAGTGTTGAGATCTACAGGATTCCGTGCGGGGGCCCAGCGAGCGGGTCTTGATGCAGCCCTTGTGGGGGCGTGCGATCGGGAAGCAGAGGGGGGGCGGTGCCCGGCCGCTGTCCAGACCTGCTCTGTTGTTGTAGCTCTATCATCTCAAGCCCTCAGAGGGTCCTAGACTCACAGCAGTTTGTGAACCACCCACAGATGTCAGCCGTGATCAGGAAGCAAGATGAAGGCCACCTTGGCTACATGACGGATTTGAAGGTCTGGCGTGGCAGACTGAGGCCGGGGCGGGGAACGGGAGAGGGGAGCGTGCCGAAGAGATCCAGCCCCGAAATCAGGACGGGGAGGGTCTGCTGGTCAGACATTTCACCCCCGTCTCCCCCAGTCTGCCACCCGGCAGGTGGAGGAACTCAGGTTTCCCCGTGATTGCCGCCAGATCCTGCTCTTCTTTCGAAAAAACCCCTACTTCCGGGATGAAGTCCTTGTGAAGGAGTATGTCCTCAGCGCTGCTGGTAAGAGGCTGCTGCCTGAATGGGCGGCAGCAGGTGCAAGACGGAGGGTCGAACCCAAAACATTACCTGGCGCCGTCTCCCATTCTCATCTTCCAGCAGGGTATGGACCGTCTCATTCCACTCCCATCCAGTGGCACCAGGATTATGAACAGGAGGCCTACAGTCGCAGGCACCACAACACCAGTCTTAACTCCTTCAACTGGTTCTCTGACCACAGCTTTGCTGGTTCTAGCACCATAACTGAGGTGGGGCCCAGTAATAAACAGCGGGAAGGACCCCGTGGGTTCCCCGGCTGCTTGGGATGGGCCTCTGAGCTCTGCCCCGTTTCCCCTGCCAGATCATCATGGATGACTTGTGGCCCAACCCCTTGCAGGACAACGTGAGGAAGAAGGCCCCAGGAGAGGGACCCGAGAGGACGACAGGTGAGGGGCCTGGGGTGTGGGTGCCGAATTGTGCGCCATGGTGCCCGTGGGACCTGGCTCCACCAATGGAGACACTGAGGCTCCGAGAAATTCTCCGATGCAAGGACCCTGGGTCAAAACGGCATCACTATGAGACAGGGAGCTTGGACAAGTGCAGTGGCAAAGGGCTTCGGCATGGGGGGTTTGAGACAGGCGGGGCCCAGCAGCGTCCATGAGCAGACCTGGGGAGGCAAAGCCGGCTCACAGCTGCACTTGTGGGAATTCTCATGGGCCATGAGCCCCACCCTCAGGTGTCCTAACACCGCCTTACACTTGGGCCCAGTGAAGCTGCCTCCCGCCACCCTTGGCACAGTCGTCTGGGTATGCTGGCGCAAAGGCACACCCTGCCATCCCGTCACCCTTCTGTGTTGGTCTGGAGACCACAGTCGACCCCTTGATTTCCACAGGCAGCTCCTTTCCCGCCGCCCCCAGCCACGCTGAGAACACTGGCCAGCGTGCACAGATTATTTGAATACATGGGTGGAGGATTGCTAAGGCGATCACAGTGAGCAGCGACGAGTGGCATGGGAGAGTGACCGCCGTTCCCGGGGAGGGCCTTCAAACCCTGAAGCAACCCTACCTATGGCCCAGAGGGTACACAGGGGTCTCCTACTTtgtgcctgtgtgcatgtgtgtctgtctgcATGTTGTGTGCCTGTCCCTCCCAGGGAGCGTCATGCATTTGAGATGAAAATGAGGGAGCATTGCATTGGCCGAAGCCAGTCCAAAAGCTTCAGGTGGACCCGAATGTTTGGGTGGTTCCTCTGCGTGGGAGTAACCAAAGGCCGAAGCCGTGCGAAACAGAGGGCAGATTGAGGCCCCACGTGACCTGGAACAatattaaaagtttgaaaaacaagtTCAAGTGTCcttgtgtgagtgtgtatatgtgtgtgtgtgtgtgtgctgtgtgtgtgtgcatgcgggcgCTTGGTTGCGCACTCCCCTTTGTGGCAGGGGGTCAGGGGAGTGCCTGAGCACATCGGCCTCGTGTGGGTGTTTGACGTCTCGGCCTGGGCATCGCCAGCTCATGGAATGGCTTGGCCTGCATGCTTGCCCAGAGGGCTAGGGCACACATGCTCGGGGACTGCATCCTAGGGGTCAGAGGTCCTTCCCCTTGGGGTGCGGGGGCGCTTGGTAAGGAGAAGAAATGAGACCAAGGCCAGCTACCTGGGGCTCATCTCTTCCCTGGAGAAATGAGGAAGTTCAAGGAAAGGGAGCGACGAGCAAGGGCCGAACATGTCCAGGACGCAGGTTTGCTGCATGGTGATGAGAGTCGTCCAGGGATGCTCCCTGGTGGGTGTCCTCCGACACATCCAATGCACATGCCACGGGGGAGGTGCGGGGAGAACCCAAGGTACGTTACTCAGTTGAACCCAGCGCTGGTGCACTTCATGGGCCTAGGAACGGTGCAGAGGCTCTTGCTGTCACGGTTGGACTCTCAGGACCAGCCACGATGATAGGGAATATGGGTCAGACCGTAAGGAGGGTCGTTGGGAGAGGCGACTGAGGGAGGTGATGGAAGGAGGGCAGAAAGATGACACTCATTCATGCACAGGAGCCAGGCGAGACTCTAATTTGTGGGCAAGactgacagacacacacacacacacacacacacacacacacacacacacacacacagtctgagAAGCATACTCAGGTACAAATCACTCATCCCCCCACACTCATTCAGGCACTCCCACACACTGAAACACACACACTATCAGTCACCCCCACATACACACTCCTTCACACACAACCCCTAACATACGCACACTCGCTCCCTCACTCAGACACACACTCACTTACCCACCAACCCAAGGCTGTTTCACTCACATCTTCTTACACTAACACACTGTCGAACCCACGCTCCCCCAGGATCCCTAGCCTCTTGTTTTCCTAGGGCCCTAGTTTGGGGTCTGCCAGAATGCAGATAGTCAGAGCGGTGGGGCAGGGGTAGCACAGTTGCTACGTGCAAGGGCCGTGCTACCCACCCATGTGCTGCCTGTCTCATGATGACTCTGGGGCTGATAACCCTTAGGGTTCTGTGCGTAGGTCCACGGAAAGACCAGGAGCATACTGAGCAACTGTCGTGAGCCGCACCTGGGAGGCGGTGAGGTGAGCCCCTTGGGTGCTCCTCCCCCAAGCGGGTGTCTGCTTGCCTGAGACGCCTCTGCCTTGAGACGCTGGCAGAGGACCGTGTCCGCAGGCAGCAGAGTGGGGAGATATGAGCGTTTGCCCCACGAGGCTCTTCTCCATCCCCAGCTAAATTGGCTCCATGGGCACCAGCCCTGAGGATGAGAGGGCGATACTAACCCTCCTACCCCGCACCGCGGCCCAGCcagtgaggctccctgctccacagctTTGGGAAGTGCAGCGGCACTTTCCCGTCGGAAGGTTTGACAGTGAAACTGCAAGGATGCTTCTTATCCCTTACAGTATGAAGGACAGTTCTCCTGTCTGGCATCAGGTTGTGGATTTGATGATCTGTAGGACCTAGCGTTGCCCTTCCAGGGCGGGCGGAAGCCTCTGAAGTTCTAGGAGGGAAGGCTTGTCTCTTTCGCCCTGTAGGGAGATCGGGCTTAtcagcctcttttctttttaggattttatttatttatttaagagagagaatgagagatagaaggTAGGAGAGCGAAGAGGGTCACAGGccgaagcagacccccgctgagcaggaagcccgacgtggggctccatccggGACTCCAGCACGaggactcgagccgaaggcagctggttaaccaactgagccacccaggcgcccttctttcaGCTTCTTGGTCTGTAAATGCCGGGGTACCCGTCAGCTGGACCCTGGCTCTTCTTGTGCAGCTCAGATGAACGTGTGACTTCGTAATCCGCAACGTGAGCAGGACAGCACCCATGTTGGCACATGGTCTGAAGGGGTCCTAGGCTGGGCCATTTCGGGGCACCGCAGGGTAGACATCTATGTTTGTTCCTTTTGGTAGGGTGATGCCAAGAATGTAAAACATGGGGGAAGAGGTGGGCACAGGATCCCCCACCTCTTAGCAAACCTCCCCTTTGCTCGAACAATGGCGTGATTGAGGCCCGGCCTGGAGAAATGGGCGAGGCGGGGCGGTCAAAAGCTTTGGGAGATCAGGGAGCCCCGGATGTCGAGAGTCAACTGGATGCTGAGGGCGTCAGGTCCAGCGTCCCCAACGGGAAAGCAGGGTGCCGGACAGCTCAGAAAAAACCACGCTACCGTCCCGTTTGACTGCTCAGAGAAGACGATAGCATCCAGTCTAACAGCCTCTGCAGGGGTCCATGTTGCAGCACGACCCGAAATAAAGGAACTAACCATGAAACATTGGTCGCTGTCACAAGCTCAGGCACTTGGTCTCCAGATGTCAGCCCACAAGACCCATCAAAATGGGAGAAGGGCAGCGTGATCCAAGGCCTGACTGGCCGCACCTTGGCAGCGAATCCACAAGGGGCCCACTCTCAAGGTTCTGGAAAGAGCTCAAAAGAACACCCAAGTCTGAATGCGAACCCGGCAGCCTTCTCGGGGCGTATTGTACTCTGGCTCAATAAACTTTGCCCTGCTGCCCAGTGCACTTCGTCTGGTCTACCCCTTCCTTCCTCGACGCGGTGCAGCCAAGAACCCGGGCATTACGGGAACAAAACTCCTATAACCCAGAGTGCTTTACCGCATCTACGTTGAACGCGCATTCTTCGGGGCTCTCCCCACTCACAGTTGCAGTGAACACCTTAGCCTGGGAGGCCCCAGGTCGGCCGATAACAGGGACAAGGCTGGCGCAAGGCGCGAGGGGCCTGCTCAAGGCTGTCTGTCATGACTCCACGGAACGGCACCCTGCAGCTTCCAAGATATAGCTCTGTGCCTGCTCACCTGAGTATGCAAAGGGATGCCTGCTTGGAAGCATTTGTCTCTGGGGCCCATTAGGCAATGCAGAGTACTTCCATATGCAAATCCTGCTCTGGTGATTGTTATGCGTGTACTTTAGGGGGATGCCTTATTTCAGGCTAGCACCTTGACTTAAGGGACTCACATACCTGCTTCCTCTTGGCCCGCTGGCCTCTCTTTACCATAGGGCCCGCCTCCCACCAGCATTGCACCGCAGGCCTCATGACCCACGGCTCATCCTCCCATTCCTACTCCTTATGTCTGGCGAACATTTTCTGGGTCATTGGTGCCGAACATCGACTGCACTTTACAGGAGTTTTCTCTCTGAACCGGTCGAACGTATCACGCAGTGACTTCTGGACTCCGTGCATCCAAAGGGGTAGcaggctcttcctctccctgaggATCCCGGTGTGTGGTGGGTCAGTCCCAACTCTGTAGGCTGCCGAGAGATGCGTCTTTGCCTCGCTGGCCCAGTGGCCTGGGCGACACTTTGGAGCGTACCTTCTGCTAGGAGTACATTGGGCTCCTTGGATGTGCAGAGTCAGCGTTGTCAGGCAACTTGCAAAGCCCTGTCACCTTAGGTCTTCGTGCACTTGCTGCATGAAtaactccctccctcctctctctggcATTCCGGATTCGAGCATGTCGGTGGTGGGCATGAGAGTTTCCCGCAGACCTCTTTGGAGCCCTTCACTTCATTTCTGTGTGGCTTTGCCTCTCCATCTCACCCGCATGACGTTGTGGGATCTGTCTGCAGGGCCACGGGTGCGTTCAGATCTCCTCCTGACGTCCAGGAGGGAATGTTTTCGTTCAGGCTGTGGGCTTTGCAATGTAGAGAATTCAGCCTCCGTCCCTGCCTCCGCCCGTCCTcgctcccccctctctccctcccccgcccaccctgtccccatgcctgcctcctcctctgccctcctctctccctcgcaccccctcctctccctccctgttcctctccctctgaccaccctctctcttcttctccttctccacaCCGCTCCTGCTCTTCACCTCTCCCTGTGGAACACCCCTACCCCGGTCTTCCCTATCCCCAAGGATGTGCTCTTTTTGGTGCACTATTTCTTCAGGACCCTCCTTTAGCGCCCTGGGCAAGTATACAGGAGCTAATTCAGTTTGGACTGTAGCAGTAAACCCACAGTCTGGGCTGTGTCAGGGACAGTTTCAAAAAATtgtgcttctccccccaccccagatgcCCGGGCGTTGTTATCCCTGCAAGGTCACTGGGTGCGTTGACGAGTAGAATTTGAAACGGTGATGCGCTACCACCCAGAACCCTGCACTTCACCCCAAGGGGGTTCCAACTGCCTCCTTCTGGTCAAATCCCACCCCCCGCCACGGGCGGCCCGACCCATCCCTCTTAGATACGTGAGGCCCCCCACGATGCAACACAACGCCTTCGGGCTTGCCATCACCCACTGGGCCTTCCTGGCACTTCAGGTGGCATGATTCGTATACATTTCGGTATGCCTCCCTGCAGGGGACCGGCATGAAGTGTGGGATTGTGGAGAAGGGCCTCGTGAGTACCGCAGAAGGGGCAGGGTGTGCCGGCAATGCTCACTTTGCCATCCCCTCCCTGGCTGGCACTCCACTCAGGGACAGACAGACCAAGGAAGAACTtgcagcagagctggggcagcCAAGACAGCCACAGCTCCTCAGGAAGGCAGATTAAAGCAGGCTCCGTGTAGCATTATGCTGGAGCTCA contains the following coding sequences:
- the LOC118356658 gene encoding testis-specific Y-encoded protein 3-like; amino-acid sequence: MAAEAVREGEERWESEDAILVEELGLVGGDLRLVLQLVVLEGEDGEDEEDTEEAAEEVDEADTEEEDESREALEALQLELERMKKHASSSYSALRLRCCRRQQRPLEHRSALMRGIPGFWAKAFVNHPQMSAVIRKQDEGHLGYMTDLKVEELRFPRDCRQILLFFRKNPYFRDEVLVKEYVLSAAGYGPSHSTPIQWHQDYEQEAYSRRHHNTSLNSFNWFSDHSFAGSSTITEIIMDDLWPNPLQDNVRKKAPGEGPERTTAQMNV